The sequence below is a genomic window from Deinococcus terrestris.
TGTGGGGCACGATGGGGGCCAGCATCCGGTTAAAGATATCCAGCGCCTCCTCCCAGGCAGGGGTCCCGAAGACGGGCGAGCGCTTGGCCTTGACCAGCGTGTTCGTCAGTTCCATCAGCGAGGCGACGATGGTGTTGAAGCTCAGGCGGTCGAAGTCGCCCGTCACCTTTTTCAGGGTGGAATGGACCCCGTAGCGCAGGTCGGCTTCGGTGACCTTCTCCTCCGGCCCGACCGCCTTCTCGTCAAAGTACAGCGCCCAGACGCGGCTCAGCCACTTGGCGGGGCCGTTGATGCCCTGCGGGTCCCAGGGGCCGCCCAGCTCCCAGGGGGCGATGAACATCAGGTAGGTGCGGACCGTGTCCACGCCGTACTCGCGCACCAGGTCGTCTGGGTCGACCACGTTGCCCCGGCTCTTGCTCATCTTGTCGCCGTCCTCGCCCAGGATCATGCCCTGGTTGCGCAGCCACTTGAACGGCTCGCTTTGCGTGGTCAGGCCCATGTCGCGCATCACCTTGGTCCAGAACCGCGAGTACAGCAGGTGCAAAATCGCGTGCTCGATGCCGCCCGTGTACAGGTCGACGGGCAGCAGCCCGGCCTGGGCGGGGTCGAAGGGATGCGCCTCGTCGTGCGGCGACAGGTAGCGGTACATGTACCAGCTCGAATCCACGAAGGTGTCCATCGTGTCCGTGTCGCGCTCGGCGGGGCCACCGCACACCGGGCAGGTCGTGGCCGTCCACTCGCGGTCCAGCTTTAGCGGACTCTGGCCGGTGGGGGTAAACTCGACATTCTCGGGCAGCCGGACGGGCAGCTCCTCCGCCGGGACCGGCTGTGCCCCGTGCTCGGCGCAGTAGACGATGGGGATGGGCGTGCCCCAGTAACGCTGGCGCGAGACCAGCCAGTCGCGCAGGCGGTAGGTCGTGCGGGCCTGTGCCACGCCCCGAGCCTCCAGCCGCTCGATAATCTGGCCGATGCTGGCCTTACCGCCCGGCAACCCATCAAACTCGCCGGAATTCACGATCAGGCCCTCCCCGACGTAGGGTTCCTGTGGGTTCTCGCCCATGCCCTCCCCGCCCTCCGGCCGGATGACCTCGCGGATGGGCAGCCCGAATTTCTGCGCGAAGGCGAAGTCGCGCTCGTCGTGGGCGGGCACGGCCATGATCGAGCCCGTGCCGTAGGTCACCAGCACGTAGTCCGCGACCCAGATGGGCAACGGCTCGCCGCTGACGGGGTGGGTCGCGTAGCTTCCGGTGAACACGCCCGTCTTCTCGCCCTCCTGCTGGCGCTCCACGTCGGTCTTGCGGCCCGCTGCCTCGACGTAGGCCCGCACGGCGCCCTCCTGCTCGGGGGTGGTCAGCGCCCCCACCTTGGCGTGCTCGGGGGCCAGCACCAGGAAGGTCGCGCCCATCAGGGTGTCGGGGCGGGTGGTAAAGACCGTCTCCGGCCCGGCAGGGGTGGGGAAGGTCACCTCCGCGCCCACCGACTTGCCGATCCAGTTGGTCTGCATCAGCCGGACGCGCTCGGGCATGTCGGTGTCCGAGAAGTCCAGCAGTTCCTCGGCGTAATCGGTGATCTTCAGGTACCACTGGCTCAGGTTGCGCCGCTCGACCGGGGTGCCGCAGCGCTCGCACGACCCGTTCACGACCTGCTCGTTCGCCAGTACAGTCTGGTCCTTGGGGCACCAGTTCACCAGCCCGCCCTTCTTGTAGGCCAGGCCGCGCCGGAAGAACTCGGTGAAGAACCACTGGTTCCAGCGGTAGTACTCGGGGTCGCAGGTGGCAAAGCTGCGGCTCCAGTCGATCATCGTGCCCATGCGCCGGAACTGCCCGGTCATGTGCTCGATGTTGGAATACGTCCACTGCGCCGGGTCGCGCCCGTGCTTGATCGCCGCGTTCTCGGCGGGCAGGCCGAAGGCGTCGAAGCCCATCGGAAACAGCACGTTGTAGCCGCGCATCCGCATCCAGCGGGCGCGGGCGTCGGGGGCGACGTTGGCGTACCAGTGACCGATGTGCAGGTTCCCGGAGGGGTAGGGGAACATGGTCAGCGCGTAGTGCTTGGTCTTGGAAGGGTCCTCGCGAAAGGTGTACAGCCCCTCCGCCTCCCACCGCTCCTGCCACTTGGGTTCGGCGGCGTGGGGGTTGTAACGCTCGGCGCGGGGTTCCTGAATGTCGGGTTTCTGGGTGGGTTCGGTGGTCATGGACAGGCTCCTTGGAAGGCGGTCAGGCCAAAAAATCGCCCCGGCTCAGACGCAGCCGGGGACACACGCGCAAGCTTTGGGCTAGGCGAGGTGTCCCCAGAGGCTAAGCGCAGAGCGGATCATGGGGTCAGTGTAATACGGATCGGGCCTCCGGGGGCCAGAGTCACGGGGCCAGCCGCGCCACCATATCCACCCGGTCCAACCCCGGCCCGTACCCGTCCGGCACCCGCCGCACCTCCCGGAAGCCGGAGCGGGCGAAGAAGGGGGCGCTGTGCTGCGACGTGTCGAGGTGGATTTCGGTGGCCCCCAGCGCCCGCAGCCGCTTCAGCCGAAACTGGAGGAGCGCCGAGCCGTACCCCCGGCGGTGGGCTTTCCGCGCGACCATGCCCCAGCTCAGGCCCGCCGGACGCCCGCTGTTCTGGGGATCCAGCCACACGCCGCCGCAGGCCATGACCTGCCCCCGGTGCTCCAGGACGAAGTATTCCCCGTACTCGCCGGAGTCGAAGGGCTGCCCCAGCCATTGCCCGAACTCCGCCCGCTCGTGCGGGAGAAAGAACTCGGGCATGTTGGAGTCAAAGAGAGCCAGGCAAGCGGCGCGGTCCTCCGGTTGAAAGGGGCGGATGGACATTTCGGCAGCGTAGGTCACCCCGCGCCCCGTCAGTACTGCCGCCCGAAGATCACCCGCTTGTCATACGCCCCCGGCTGCCCGCAGCGCACGCAGGGGCCGCTTTCCTTCTCGGCGAAGAACTCCGCGTCGTCGAGGGGCACGTTGCGGGCGGTCGCCTTGGTGTCCTCCTTGATCGCCTTCTCGCACTCGGGCTGCCCGCAGTGGTGCGCCCGGACCCAGTTCCCGTCCTCGATGGCCTGCCGGAAGGTGCCGTAATCGTCCGCCGTCACCGTGTGCGAGAGCATGAAGTCGGTCGCGCGGGTGAGCAGCCAGTCGTGGACGGCGTCCAGGCGGGCCGCCATGCCCGAAACCGCCTCGGCGCGGCTCAGCGTCTCCTTCTCCTCGCTGTGGCGGTTCTTGACGACGACCACGCCCGCCTCCAGGTCACGCGGCCCCAGCTCGATGCGGACGGGCACGCCCTTGAGTTCCCAGTCGTTGTACTTGAAGCCGTTGGTCACGCCGTCGCGCTTGTCCACCTTGACGCGCAGGCCCCCGGCGCGAAGTTCGGCCGCCAACTTCTCGCCTTCCTCCACCATCTGGTCGAAGTTGTCCTTGCGGCCCACCGGAATCACCACGACCTGAATGGGCGCGATGCGCGGCGGCATGATCAGCCCAAAGTCGTCGCCGTGCGTCATGATGATCGCCCCGATAATCCGGCTGGAAATCGCCCACGACGTGGTGTGCGCGTACTCCTCTTTTTGCTCGCGGGTCTGGAACTTCACGTCGAAGGCCCGGGAGAAGTTTTGCCCCAGGTAATGGCTGGTGCCCGATTGCAGCGCCTTGCCGTCGCGCATCATCCCCTCAATGGAGTAGGTGGCGACCGCCCCGGCAAATCGCTCGGAGGCCGTCTTCTCGCCGCGCACGACGGGGAGTGCGAGCACATCGCGGCAGAACTCGTGGTAAAGGTCAAGCTGCTGGCGGACCTCGGCGCGGGCTTCCGCCTCATCCGCGTGGGCGGTGTGCCCCTCGTGCCAGAAAAACTCGGAGGTCCGCAGGAAGGCCTTGGTCCGCAGCTCGGCGCGGAACACGCTGCCCCACTGGTAGTGCAGGAAGGGGAGGTCGCGGTAGGAGTTCAGCCACCCCGCCCACATGTGCCCGATGATGGTTTCACTGGTGGGGCGCATCACGTAGGGCTCGGCCAGTTCCTCGGTGCCGATCTTGCTCACGGTGAACAGCTCGGGTGCAAAGCCCTCCACGTGGTCGGCTTCCTTGGTGATAAAGCCCATCGGAATCAGGGTAGGGAAGATCAGCGACTCGTGCCCGGTCGCCTTGAAGCGGTCGTCGAGCCAGCGCTGAATGTTCTCCCACAGCGCCGTGCCGTAGGGCCGCACGACCATCGCGCCCGCGACGGGGGAGTTGTCGGCCAGGTCTGCCTTCTTGACGACCTCATTGTACCAGTCGTTGAAGTCTGCGCTCTGGGGCGTCACGCCGTATTGCTGCGCCTTCTTGTCCTGCTTGCCGCCGTCTTTCGTCATCGCCCGACAGCATAGTGGGCCGGGGCGTATGCCGCAGAGGGCCAGGTGGCCTAGAGCGGGACCGAGTGGAGGGAGATGTGGCGCTGGACAGTCCTCACGGCCCCCACGCGGCCCGCCCGGAGGTCTTCCAGCGCGGCTTGCGCGTCGGGCAGCAGGGGAGAGGGCCATTCGTCCAGCGCACACCACGCCAGGGTGCTGAGTTCCTGTGGAGCGGCCAGGGTGGGTTCACCGGAGACGATCCGCCCCGCGAACACATACGCCTGAATGTCCGGCCAGCCCCCGCCCTGAAGCAGGTAGAGGCCCACGACCCCCTCGAGCGCGACCTCCATCCCCACCTCCTCCTGCGTCTCCCGCATGGCGGCCCCCAGAGGTGTCTCGCCAGGGTCCACGACGCCACCGGGCAGGCCCCAGAACTGGCCCCCGTAGGCCTGCCGGACCAGCAGCGCCTCGCCCCGCCCGTTGGTGAGGAGGACGGCGGCGCACTGTCGCGGCTGAGGGTGGCTCATGACGGCGAGCATACCGGGGTCGCCGAATGACGGTTCGCCCAATGTTCGGTGCCCTGGCATGCACCGTCCTGTCATGTGCCGCGCACGGCGGACGGCCTACGCTGGCCCCATGACCCAGAACGACGCCGGAGAGATCACCCGCCGCATTGAGCAGGACCTGCGCGAGCGCCTGGAAGCCCAGGGCGAGCATATGCAGGTCAAGGACGTGAACGGCGAGCATGTCGGCACCGTGGACCACGTGGAGGGCGACCAGCTCAAGCTAACCCGCACCGACAGCCCCGACGGGCAGCACCACTACGTTCCCCTCTCCCAGGTGGAGAGCATGGACGACGTGGCGGTGTATCTGAACGTCGAACGCAGCGCCGTGCAGTAAAAGCATCTGTCACCTGGGGCGGTGGGGACGACCTCACCGCCCTGTTTCCCAACCTGCTGGAATCGGTTCCACCCTGACCCTATCCTGGGGGCGTGCCTGCCCCCGGTTTCCCCACTCTGCCCCTCGCCGCCTTCACCGACGAGCGCGACGCCGACACGTTCTCGCTGCGGCTGGAGCGGTATGGGGACGATCTGCTGGCGAGCCTGCGGGCGGTGTATGGGGACGACCTGGGCGATCTCCCGGCGCGGCTGCTGGAGGTGCTCACACGCGGCTTCCGGGACCGCCCTACCGACCTGCGGCGATTGGACGAGGCCCGGCTGCTGCGCCCCGACTGGCTGCAAGGGCCGGAGATGGTGGGCTACGTCGCCTACGCGGACCGCTTCGCTGGAACGCTGGCGGGGGTGGGCGAACGGCTGGACTATCTGGAGGGCCTGGGCGTCCGCTACTTCCACCTGATGCCGCTGCTAAGGCCCCGTGAGGGCGAGAACGACGGCGGCTACGCGGTGGCCGACTACCGGGCGGTGCGGCCCGACCTGGGGACGATGGACGACCTCGCCGAGCTGGCGCGGGGGCTGCGGGGCCGGGGCATCAGCCTCGTGCTGGACCTCGTGCTCAACCACGTCGCCCGCGAGCATGACTGGGCGGAGCGGGCGCGGGTGGGCGAGGAGAAGTACCGCGCCTATTTCCACATCCACCCCGACCGCACCCTGCCCGACCTCTACGAGCGCACGCTGCCGGAGGTCTTTCCCGACTTCGCGCCCGGCAACTTCACCTGGGACGACGGGGCGGGGGGGTGGGTCTGGACCACCTTCAACGCCTACCAGTGGGACCTGAACTGGGGCAATCCGGACGTGTGGCTGGAGTTCGTGGACCTGATCCTGTTCCTGGCGAATCAGGGGGTGGAGGTCTTCCGACTGGACGCCATCGCCTTCCTGTGGAAGCGGCTGGGCACGGCCTGTCAGAACGAGCCGGAGGTCCACCACCTGACGCGGGCGCTGCGGGCGGCGGCCCGGATCGTGGCCCCGGCGGTCGCGTTCAAGGCCGAGGCCATCGTCGCCCCCGCCGAGCTGATGGGGTACCTGGGGCGCGGCGTACACCACGGGCGCGTCTCGGACATGGCCTACCACAACAGCCTGATGGTGCAGCTCTGGTCCAGCCTGGCGAGCCGCGACACCCGCCTCTTTGCCGAGGCGCTGCGGGCTTTCCCGCCCAAGCCGACGAACACGACCTGGGGCGTCTATGTCCGCTGCCACGACGACATCGGCTGGGCGATCTCCGACGAGGACGCCGGCCGCGCGGGGCTAGGTGGTGCAGCACACCGCCACTTTCTCTCTGACTTCTACAGCGGCGAGTTTCCGGGGTCCTTCGCGCGGGGGCTGGTCTTCCAGCACAATCCGCAGACGGGGGACCGCCGCATCAGCGGGTCAGCGGCCAGCCTCGCCGGACTGGAAGCGGCGCTGGAGGCCGGGGACGCGGGCCGGGTGGACGACGCGGTGCGGCGCCTGCTGCTGCTGCACGCCGTCATCCTGGGCTTCGGCGGGGTGCCATTGCTGTATATGGGGGACGAGCTGGCGCTGCTCAACGACCACGGCTACGCCGACGTGCCCGACCACGCCGCCGACAACCGCTGGGTGCATCGCCCCCGCATGGACTGGGAGTTGGCGGAGCGGGTGCCGAGCGAGCCGGACACCCCGGCGGGCCGGGTCAATGCGGGGCTGCGGCACCTGATCGCCACCCGGCAGAGCCTGCCCCACCTGCACGCCAGCGTGGAGAGCGGGCCGATGCCCAGCCCCGACCACCGCATGCTGCTGCTGCGGCGCGACCATCCCCTCGGCGTGATGGTGCAGGCTTACAACTTCAGCGAGGCCGAGGTCGTGTTGCCCGCCTGGGCCTTGCGCGAGGTGCTGGGCGCGGAGGCGGTGGACGCGCTGACCGGGAGTCGCCTGCACCTTGACCGTCCTACGCTGCGGCTGGAGGGGTACCGGGCGCTGTGGCTGATGGCGACTTGATAGAGTCGGAAGCACCATGAAAACGCGGCCGAAGGTTCCTCGCAGCGGGGTCGAGGCTGCTCTGAACGCCTCCCGCCGGGTGGCCGAGCGTCTCGCTCACCTTGCCCGTGACCCGGAGGTTCGCCGGGAAGCCCAGGCGACGGCGGAAGCCCTGGGACGGCTGCTGGGGGCCGTCCGCCGTGCAGGGTCTGGCCGGGCGGGGCAAGGGTCGGCCGGGTGAAGGAGTGGACCTCCCCTGATGCTCCTGCCCGAAGACCTGTCGCCAGGGGCAGACTTCCAGCAACGCCGACCACCCTGCGGCCCTCCGCACCTTTGACATTGCAGCGCCGCGTCAAGGTCTAACAATGGAGCTTCTCCTGTTTGTCACGGCATTGCTGGGGGGCCTGCTCTGGTTCGTGGGAGCACGATCAAAGCAAGTGAGCACCCGTGTCGGCGGGCAATTCCTGGCCTTTTTCTCCCTGTTGGGACTGATCGTGCTCTACGGAATGGCCTACTACTACGGGTCCATTTACAGGTAGCTGCTGGAACTGGATCACTTGGAGGCCGAGTGGCTCAGGTTTGGAGTCGTCCAGCCCGAGCTAGGCCGATTGGCCTGCTCACGGCAGATCGGCCAGAGGGGGCGGGGGCCGTCGCGTAGGCTGCCCGCATTCCTGCTGCACCCCCGGAGGTCTCCATGACACGAACTGCCCCTACCGCCCACGCCGGACCGTCCACCCGCCCCTCGGTCACCGCGAGCCGTCCCTGAGTTCAGCGCTGACGCCCGCCTGGTGACCTGCCGACCGAGGTCACCCCTTGAACACGTACACGATTGAAACGCCCACGCTGGACACGCTCTCCGACTATCTCGCGCTGCACCCCGACCCGCTGGACGTGGCAAAGCGTCTCCCCATCCTGCGCGAGAACGTCGCGGCGGGCCGGGTTCGGCTGGAGAATGTGCTGGTCCTGTGCTCCGAACGGGGCATAGAGGGCACGGCCCTGATCTCAGCCGCCCCACAGGTGCCCGTCTTTCCCCGCTTTCGCCCGGACGTGGCCCCGGCAGGGATGACAGCGCTGGCCCACGCTCTCCGCGAACGCGCCGAGCCGGAGCGGAAGCTGCTGCTTCAGGACGACCTCGCGCCGCTGCATCAGTCTGATGCCGTGCTGGTGGCTGGCTGGGTCAGTGATGCCCCCGTCCATATGATGTACGAGACCGACCTCCAGGCCCGTCCCTACTCTGTTGTTTCGGGGGCGGTGGAGGGTGGCGACGAGTTACGGCAGCGCCCTGACATTGCCGCGCTGATGGACACCCTCGGCCACTCGGACTGGGAATGGGCAGAGGGTTGGACACTGGTGGCCCTCTCCGACGCTTCCGGGCAGCCCATCGCCCTGGGAGCTTTCGGCCCCAGCACCCGCCCCGGCCGGGCCAACCTGAACATGATTGGCGTCCACCCCAGCGCACGCGGCCAGGGGTATGGCACCCGCCTGCACGCGCACCTGCTGGCCCGCGCCGCCGAGTCATTTGCCATGCATGGGGGCGGCACCGAGCAGGGCAACCACGCCATGCGCCGCATCTTTGAGAAAAACGGCAGCCGCCACGTCGCCACCCAGATGTATTTCCGGCCTGCCTGACCCCTTGCCCCGCCCCGCCCGGCTCGCGTATAGTGCTCCCTTGGTCAAGTGGGGCAGGGCGACCAACAGTTTCTGAAAAGGAAACGGCCCGCACCCCAGACGGAAGCCCTGCCCAGGCAGGCGCGACCGGACTAAGGAGAGCAGACATGCCCAAGATGAAGACCAAAAAGAGCATGACCCGCCGGGTGAAGGTCACGGCCACCGGCAAGGTCATGGCGTTCAAGAGTGGCAAACGCCACCAGAACACCGGCAAGAGCGGCGACGAGATTCGCGGCAAGGGCAAGGGCTTTGTCCTCGCCAAGAGCGAGTGGGCCCGCATGAAGCTCGGGCTCGTTGCTGGGAGGAAGTGAGTTAGATGCCACGCGCCAAGACCGGAACGATTCGCCGCCGCCGCCACAAGAAGGTGCTCAAGCGGGCCAAGGGCTTCTGGGGCAGCCGCTCCAAGCAGTACCGCAACGCCTTCCAGACGCTGCTCAACGCCGCGACCTACGAGTACCGCGACCGCCGCAACAAGAAGCGTGACTTCCGCCGCCTGTGGATTCAGCGCATCAACGCGGGCGCCCGCCTGCACGGCATGAACTACTCCACCTTCATCAACGGCCTGAAGCGGGCCGGGGTGGACCTCAACCGCAAGAGCCTCGCGGACATCGCCGCCCGCGAACCCGAAGCCTTCCGCGCCCTCGTGGACGCGGCCAAGGGTGCCCGCAGCCAGTAACCCCCAGGGTTGATGAGCAAGCCGCCTCCCGCGTGGGGGCGGTTTTTTTGGCTGCCTTCCCCGGACAGCCTCCCGCTCTTTGTTACCCTGTATCCCATGAGCGTGATCCTGGGCATCGATATCGGCGGCAGCGGCATCAAGGGTGCGCCCGTGGACACGCGGACGGGGCAGCTCACGGCCGAGCGGCACCGCATTCCCACTCCTGCGGGCGCCCGGCCCGACGACGTGAAGGAGGTGGTGGCCGAACTCGTGCGGCACTTCGGGCATGAGGGGCCGGTGGGCGTGACCTTTCCCGGCGTCGTGCAGCACGGCAAGACCCTGAGTGCGGCCAACGTGGACGACGCCTGGATCGGGCTGGACGCCGACGCCCTCTTTACCCAGGCCACCGGGCGCGACGTGTACCTCGTCAACGACGCGGACGCCGCCGGAATCGCGGAAGCGCAGTTCGGGGCCGCGCGGGACGTGCCCGGTGTGGCGTTCGTGCTGACCTTCGGCACCGGGATCGGCAGTGCGCTGATACATAACGGGGTGCTGGTGCCCAACACGGAACTTGGGCACCTGCGGCTCAAGGGTGACAAGCACGCCGAGAGCTGGGCCTCCGACCGTGCCCGCGAGCGCGACGACCTGAACTGGAAGAACTGGGCCAAGCGCGTCAGCACCTATCTTCAGCACCTCGAACACCTCTTCTCGCCCGAGCTGTTCGTGATCGGCGGGGGGGTCAGCAAGCGGGCCGAGAAGTGGCAGCCCCACCTCCAGACCGCCCGCACGAAGGTGGTCCCCGCCGCCCTCCTGAACGACTCCGGCATCGTCGGCGCGGCGATGATGGCCGCCGGGCGTCACCACGGGGAGCTGACCCCGGAACCCTCCTGACCCCCGCCCCGTACTGTGACCCGTATGGGATTTCTGAAACGGATGATGGCGGCGGTCGGCGTCGGCGGAGCACGGGTGGACGCGCGGGTGCAGAACCCGGCGGTGCGGGTGGGTGAGAGTGTCTCGGGCGTGATCCTGGTCGAGGGCGGCAGCATCGAGCAGAAGATCGAGCGCCTGAACCTCGGCCTGGCGACCCGCTACAAGAGCGACGACAGCTACGTCACGCACACCCTCTTCTCGCAGCCGGTGGTGCCGGGCTTCATCCTCCAACCCGGCGAGCGCAAGGAATATCCCTTTCAGCTTCCCGTTCCTGCGGGCACCCCGCTGACCCTGCGCGGCACGGCGGTGTGGCTGGTCACCGACGCCGACATCGCGGGAGCGGCCGACCCCGGCGACACCGACCAGCTTCAGATTCTCCCCAGCCGCGAGATGGAGGCCGTGATCGGGGCCGCCGAGCGCCTGGGCTTCTCGCTGGCGGGCAGCGAGGTCGAGTACCACCACGGGCGCATCGTGCAGGAGCTGAGCTTCCGGCCCCCCTACGGGCAGTACCGGATTCAGGAGCTGGAGATGATGATGCTTCCGGGTTCGGGCGGCGGCCTCGACGTGATTCTGGAGGTGGACCGCCGCGCGACCGGCCTCGCCAGCCTCTTTACCTCCGAGTTCGAGCAGCGGGGGAGATGGCACGTGCCCGCCGCGCTGCTCGCCGGGGGGCCGGACGCGGTGGCCCGCGAGCTGGCGGTGCGGGTGCAGGCGCTGGCGTAGGTGGGGAGGGGCGCGGCACAATGCCCCCCATGTCTGCCCCCGCCGACCCCCACCTCCCCGAGCTGCTCACCGCCGACGTGCTGTACACGGGCGTGGGGGGCGGGCACGCGCCGGGCGGGGTGGTGGTGTCCGGGGGGGTGATCGCGGCCACCGGGGACCCGGTCACCCTGCGGGCCAACTTTCCCCATGCCCGCGAGCGCCGGGCCGGGGCCGTGATCGCGCCGCCGCCGGTCAACGCGCACACCCACCTCGACATGAGCGCCTACGACTTTCAGGCGCTGCCCTACTTCCGCTGGCTGCCGGAGGTCGTGATCGCGCAGCGGCACAAACGCGGGGTGGCGGGGGCGCTTGCCGGAGCCGCTGCCCTCGCCCGGCAGAGAACGGGGGCTGTCGGCGACATCGTGTGGGCCGCCGATGTCATGGACGCGCTGCTCCCGCGTGAGGACCTGACCGGGGTGCTGTATTTCGAGGTGCTGGGCACCTTTCCCGAGCGAGCCGACCTGATCTTCGCGGAGGTGCGCGATCGGGTGGAGCGTTGGCGGCAGCTGGAGCGCCCCGGCGGGCTGCGGGTGGGCCTGACGCCGCACACGCCCTTCACGGTCAGCCACCGCCTGATGCGGCTGACGACCGAATACGCGGCGAGTGAGGGCCTCCCCCTCCAGATTCACGTCGCCGAGCACCCCGCCGAACCCGAACTTTTCCGCACCGGGGGCGGACCGCTGTGGGAGCACCGCCTCCCGGCCCTGTACCCACGCACCTTCGCGGAGGTGATCGGGCGGGAACCGGAGCCGGATCTGACTCCGGTGCGGTACCTCGACGGCCTCGGCGTGCTGCGGGCGCGGCCCACCCTGATTCATATGGTGAACGTGACCCCGGAGGACATTGCGCGGGTGGCCGCCTCGGGCTGCGCGGTGGTGAGCTGCCCGCGCTCCAACGCGCACCTCGACTGCGGCACCTTTCCCTGGGCGGCGTTCGCGGCAGCGGGGGTGGAGATCGCGCTGGGCACCGATTCGGTCGCCAGCGGCGGCAGCCTCAACGTGCGGGACGAGGTGGCCTTCGCCCGCACCCGCTACCCCACCCTGGACCCGCGCGTGATCGTCCGGGCCGCCGTCAAGGGGGGGCACCGGGTCACCGGCACGCGCCCGCCCCTGCTGCGGCGCGGGGACGCCTGGGACGAGCGCTTCGTCTGGTGACGTGCTATGCTTCTGCGGTTGCCCGTCACGCACAACGACGTGACGGAGGAGGTTCAACATGAAGAAAGACATCCACCCCAAGGCCGTGCCCACCAAGATCATCTACCAGGGCAAGGTCGTTATGGAAACCCTCAGCACCCGTCCCGAGATTCACGTGGACGTGTGGAGCGGTGTGCACCCCTTCTGGACCGGCGAGGAGCGCTTCGTCGACACCGAGGGCCGCGTGGACAAGTTCAACAAGCGCTTCGGCGACAGCTACCGCACCAAGAAGAAGTGATCGCCGCCCCGAACGGGGCCAAGCAGAGCGAGCAGCACATGACCCCCCCAGGCCATCCTGGGGGGGTGCTGTTTTTGCTGTTGGTTGGGTCGCCCTGCCCGGCGTGGTGGGTATGCTCCCGAGCTGGGCTCAGGGCGTCAGGGTGAAGGGCAGAAGCTGACCCCCGATCAGCCACCGGTACTGTCCGGGCTTGAGGTGACTCATCTTCGTGAGGGGGAAGCTGGGGAAAGTCAGCGTCTGGCCCGGCAGGATCAGGGCCGAATTCAGTTCCTCGGTGCAGCCCACGCCGCTGTGTTCGGGAATCACACGGCCCGTGCGGTCAGCCACCTGGACCGGGAGGCTGCCGCCGCAACTGAAGGTGAAGAGGAGCGGTGCCCCGGTGGGATTCGTGACGCGGACCTGGAGGCGTGGGACGGCCTGAGAGGGGTCTTTCGCCGCCCGGACTGCCGCGAGGCTCACCGCGCGGGGCTGCACGTCGAAGCGCACGCGGGGCGCCCTCGCGTACTCGTAGGCGGATTCGACGAACCTCTCCACGCCCGCCGCCCTCGCAATGGACCGCAATACACCCGCTGGGGCGTACACGGTGACCCGGTTCAGGGTGGTGTTCACCCGCACGGTCAGGTCCGGGCGGCGTTTTTTCAGGGCCTGCGCCGCCTGAACGAGCTGCACGCCGC
It includes:
- a CDS encoding GNAT family N-acetyltransferase, which encodes MNTYTIETPTLDTLSDYLALHPDPLDVAKRLPILRENVAAGRVRLENVLVLCSERGIEGTALISAAPQVPVFPRFRPDVAPAGMTALAHALRERAEPERKLLLQDDLAPLHQSDAVLVAGWVSDAPVHMMYETDLQARPYSVVSGAVEGGDELRQRPDIAALMDTLGHSDWEWAEGWTLVALSDASGQPIALGAFGPSTRPGRANLNMIGVHPSARGQGYGTRLHAHLLARAAESFAMHGGGTEQGNHAMRRIFEKNGSRHVATQMYFRPA
- the rplT gene encoding 50S ribosomal protein L20, coding for MPRAKTGTIRRRRHKKVLKRAKGFWGSRSKQYRNAFQTLLNAATYEYRDRRNKKRDFRRLWIQRINAGARLHGMNYSTFINGLKRAGVDLNRKSLADIAAREPEAFRALVDAAKGARSQ
- the ppgK gene encoding polyphosphate--glucose phosphotransferase; the encoded protein is MSVILGIDIGGSGIKGAPVDTRTGQLTAERHRIPTPAGARPDDVKEVVAELVRHFGHEGPVGVTFPGVVQHGKTLSAANVDDAWIGLDADALFTQATGRDVYLVNDADAAGIAEAQFGAARDVPGVAFVLTFGTGIGSALIHNGVLVPNTELGHLRLKGDKHAESWASDRARERDDLNWKNWAKRVSTYLQHLEHLFSPELFVIGGGVSKRAEKWQPHLQTARTKVVPAALLNDSGIVGAAMMAAGRHHGELTPEPS
- a CDS encoding sporulation protein; its protein translation is MGFLKRMMAAVGVGGARVDARVQNPAVRVGESVSGVILVEGGSIEQKIERLNLGLATRYKSDDSYVTHTLFSQPVVPGFILQPGERKEYPFQLPVPAGTPLTLRGTAVWLVTDADIAGAADPGDTDQLQILPSREMEAVIGAAERLGFSLAGSEVEYHHGRIVQELSFRPPYGQYRIQELEMMMLPGSGGGLDVILEVDRRATGLASLFTSEFEQRGRWHVPAALLAGGPDAVARELAVRVQALA
- the rpmE gene encoding 50S ribosomal protein L31, with product MKKDIHPKAVPTKIIYQGKVVMETLSTRPEIHVDVWSGVHPFWTGEERFVDTEGRVDKFNKRFGDSYRTKKK
- the rpmI gene encoding 50S ribosomal protein L35 — encoded protein: MPKMKTKKSMTRRVKVTATGKVMAFKSGKRHQNTGKSGDEIRGKGKGFVLAKSEWARMKLGLVAGRK
- a CDS encoding amidohydrolase family protein — its product is MSAPADPHLPELLTADVLYTGVGGGHAPGGVVVSGGVIAATGDPVTLRANFPHARERRAGAVIAPPPVNAHTHLDMSAYDFQALPYFRWLPEVVIAQRHKRGVAGALAGAAALARQRTGAVGDIVWAADVMDALLPREDLTGVLYFEVLGTFPERADLIFAEVRDRVERWRQLERPGGLRVGLTPHTPFTVSHRLMRLTTEYAASEGLPLQIHVAEHPAEPELFRTGGGPLWEHRLPALYPRTFAEVIGREPEPDLTPVRYLDGLGVLRARPTLIHMVNVTPEDIARVAASGCAVVSCPRSNAHLDCGTFPWAAFAAAGVEIALGTDSVASGGSLNVRDEVAFARTRYPTLDPRVIVRAAVKGGHRVTGTRPPLLRRGDAWDERFVW